From one Bacteroidia bacterium genomic stretch:
- a CDS encoding dienelactone hydrolase family protein — protein sequence MATQKISLQVSDGTSMQAYVSMPEGKGPFPAMLVLQEAFGITAHIRSIADRIAKEGYVAIAPELFHRSAAPGFEASYGDMTSIMPHFQAMSVEGMSADMKAAYDWLQKQPNVKHAKIGSIGFCLGGRVSFLANAVLPLAAAVSFYGGKTSDYADKAKDLHAPHLFFWGGLDKHISAEQIDIVINAVKAAEKPYTNVVISNVDHGFNCDDRASYNKHAASETWAMSMAFFKNNLGE from the coding sequence ATGGCTACACAAAAAATAAGTTTACAAGTAAGCGATGGTACAAGTATGCAAGCTTACGTTTCGATGCCCGAAGGCAAAGGTCCGTTTCCGGCGATGCTTGTTTTACAGGAAGCTTTCGGAATAACTGCACACATTCGTAGCATTGCAGATCGCATCGCGAAAGAAGGATATGTGGCTATTGCGCCAGAATTATTCCACCGCAGTGCCGCGCCCGGCTTTGAAGCCAGTTATGGAGATATGACATCTATTATGCCCCATTTTCAAGCGATGAGCGTAGAGGGGATGTCGGCTGATATGAAAGCCGCGTACGATTGGTTACAAAAACAACCCAATGTAAAACACGCGAAAATAGGAAGTATTGGTTTTTGTTTGGGAGGCAGAGTTTCCTTCTTGGCAAACGCTGTGTTACCGCTTGCTGCGGCTGTTTCCTTTTACGGAGGAAAAACATCCGATTATGCGGATAAAGCGAAAGATTTACATGCGCCTCATTTATTCTTTTGGGGAGGTTTGGATAAACACATTTCTGCTGAACAGATAGACATTGTAATCAATGCTGTAAAAGCTGCGGAGAAACCGTATACCAATGTAGTGATTTCTAATGTCGATCACGGTTTTAATTGCGACGACCGCGCAAGTTATAACAAACATGCAGCTTCCGAAACGTGGGCAATGAGTATGGCTTTCTTCAAAAATAATTTAGGCGAGTAA
- a CDS encoding DUF4835 family protein — protein sequence MRKLLSIILVILSSISIVSAQELNCQVSVVSPAISVSATKLVLQTLQTSIFDFMNNTRFTNDVFKNDERIECSILINVTQQVSTDQFQATIQIQSRRPVYKSSYNSTMINFIDQDFEFSYLQYQPMEFVKTTVNPNLMSVLAFYAYTIIGMDYDSYSLNGGSPYFQQAQTIVNNMQNAAEKGWKPYESDRNRYWLIENILDPYFKPLRECIYRYHRLGLDIMSDNKDAGRAVILQSLQLLQKVNNDKPGSFGLQFFFNAKSDEIVNIFKQAYPEEKTKVVSVLTEVDPANSNKYDTITGTQ from the coding sequence ATGCGTAAGTTATTAAGTATTATTTTAGTTATTCTCAGTTCTATTTCAATTGTTTCTGCTCAGGAATTAAATTGTCAAGTATCTGTTGTATCGCCTGCCATATCTGTATCTGCTACCAAATTGGTGCTGCAAACCCTGCAAACTTCTATCTTCGACTTTATGAACAATACGCGTTTTACCAACGATGTTTTTAAAAACGACGAACGTATTGAATGCAGTATCCTTATTAATGTTACGCAACAGGTTTCTACCGACCAATTTCAGGCAACCATTCAAATACAATCGCGGCGACCTGTTTACAAAAGCTCATACAATTCGACTATGATTAACTTCATTGATCAGGATTTTGAATTCTCATACCTGCAATATCAACCGATGGAATTTGTTAAAACAACAGTGAATCCCAACTTGATGTCCGTTTTGGCTTTTTATGCTTATACTATTATCGGAATGGATTACGATTCGTATTCTTTGAATGGTGGTTCGCCTTATTTTCAACAAGCACAAACCATTGTAAACAATATGCAAAACGCTGCTGAAAAAGGCTGGAAGCCTTATGAAAGCGACCGGAACCGCTATTGGCTCATCGAAAACATTTTGGATCCTTATTTTAAGCCTTTGCGGGAATGTATTTATCGCTACCATCGCCTTGGCTTGGATATTATGTCGGATAACAAAGATGCCGGTAGAGCTGTCATCCTACAAAGTTTGCAGTTATTGCAAAAAGTTAACAATGATAAGCCTGGTTCTTTCGGTTTGCAATTTTTCTTCAATGCCAAATCCGATGAAATTGTCAATATATTTAAACAAGCTTATCCCGAAGAAAAAACGAAAGTCGTCAGCGTCCTCACGGAAGTAGATCCCGCCAATTCCAATAAATACGACACCATTACGGGGACACAGTAA